In Cicer arietinum cultivar CDC Frontier isolate Library 1 chromosome 7, Cicar.CDCFrontier_v2.0, whole genome shotgun sequence, a single window of DNA contains:
- the LOC101493271 gene encoding uncharacterized protein has product MMAGYIVRRVFSCRNLFRLPNSALHVCANSPIKCFVSDDTTRIFTLPETPNFIVESRRTFAKGRKSKDEGGVGTVEVPPNVGPNIKATAASQMEAAVAALSAELSKLRTGRASAGMLDHIIVETGGVKMALNRVALVSVLDPKTLSVNPYDPETLKQLENAIVSSPLGLNPKTDGDRLIAVIPPLTKEHMQAMNKVVTKSCEDTRQSIRRSRQKAMDAIKKLNSVLPKDDIKRLEKEVEDLTKKFIKTAEDTCKAKEKEITQG; this is encoded by the exons ATGATGGCTGGTTACATTGTTCGACGAGTATTCTCATGCCGGAATTTGTTTCGCCTCCCAAACTCTGCTCTACATGTTTGTGCAAATTCCCCAATTAAATGTTTTGTATCTGATGATACAACTAGAATCTTCACTCTTCCGGAAACGCCTAATTTTATTGTAGAAAGTCGAAGAACCTTTGCCAAAGGCCGAAAGTCAA AGGATGAAGGAGGTGTTGGTACAGTTGAAGTTCCACCAAATGTTGGCCCTAATATTAAGGCAACTGCTGCCTCACAGATGGAGGCTGCAGTGGCCGCACTATCAGCTGAACTAAGCAAACTCAGAACAGGAAGGGCATCTGCAG GAATGCTTGATCACATTATTGTAGAAACCGGTGGTGTGAAGATGGCTTTAAACCGAGTTGCTCTTGTTTCAGTCCTCGATCCAAAAACCTTATCTGTCAATCCTTACGATCCAGAG ACACTTAAACAATTAGAGAATGCCATTGTTTCATCTCCGTTGGGATTAAATCCTAAAACAGATGGTGATAGATTGATTGCTGTCATTCCACC ATTGACCAAGGAGCATATGCAG GCTATGAATAAGGTGGTGACTAAATCTTGTGAGGATACTCGGCAAAGCATTAGAAGATCTCGACAAAAG GCAATGGATGCCATTAAGAAGTTGAACTCCGTACTTCCCAAGGATGACATAAAAAGATTGGAAAAAGAA GTTGAGGATTTgaccaaaaaatttataaagactGCGGAAGACACATGCAAGGCGAAGGAAAAGGAAATTACTCAAGGTTGA
- the LOC101492717 gene encoding mitochondrial ATP-independent inner membrane protease subunit 1b-like isoform X3, with the protein MGPFRSIITEACEKAFILTKLFCFLHVTDTYLIDPVMTYGPSMLPAIGLSPSLFLTERISTRFGKLAQGDIIVLRNPQNPRRTNSKRLVGLEGDTITYVSSSENSDMHETVVATFGYKVITHIIATILDILVQFLMALLRVSYFGGYGHLKILDRSGKNDLKISIIMATSEK; encoded by the exons ATGGGGCCATTTAGGTCTATTATTACAGAAGCATGTGAAAAAGCATTCATTTTAACAAAGTTATTCTGCTTTTTACATGTTACTGACACCTATCTGATCGACCCTGTTATG ACCTATGGTCCTAGCATGCTTCCTGCAATCGGTCTGTCACCAAGCCTCTTTCTTACTGAAAGGATCTCAACTCGATTTGGTAAACTTGCTCAAGGAGATATTATAGTACTGCGCAATCCTCAAAACCCTAGAAGGACCAACTCAAAGCGCTTGGTTGGATTAGAGGGTGATACCATTACATATGTTTCTAGTTCCGAAAACAGCGATATGCATGAGACTGTTGTG GCCACGTTTGGGTACAAGGTGATAACACATATAATAGCAACGATTCTAGACATTTTGGTCCAGTTCCTTATGGCCTTATTGAGAGTAAGCTATTTTGGAGG GTATGGCCACTTGAAGATTTTGGACCGTTCTGGAAAAAATGATTTGAAGATTTCAATAAT AATGGCTACTTCTGAAAAATGA
- the LOC101492717 gene encoding mitochondrial ATP-independent inner membrane protease subunit 1b-like isoform X4 — protein sequence MGPFRSIITEACEKAFILTKLFCFLHVTDTYLIDPVMTYGPSMLPAIGLSPSLFLTERISTRFGKLAQGDIIVLRNPQNPRRTNSKRLVGLEGDTITYVSSSENSDMHETVVATFGYKVITHIIATILDILVQFLMALLRVSYFGGYGHLKILDRSGKNDLKISII from the exons ATGGGGCCATTTAGGTCTATTATTACAGAAGCATGTGAAAAAGCATTCATTTTAACAAAGTTATTCTGCTTTTTACATGTTACTGACACCTATCTGATCGACCCTGTTATG ACCTATGGTCCTAGCATGCTTCCTGCAATCGGTCTGTCACCAAGCCTCTTTCTTACTGAAAGGATCTCAACTCGATTTGGTAAACTTGCTCAAGGAGATATTATAGTACTGCGCAATCCTCAAAACCCTAGAAGGACCAACTCAAAGCGCTTGGTTGGATTAGAGGGTGATACCATTACATATGTTTCTAGTTCCGAAAACAGCGATATGCATGAGACTGTTGTG GCCACGTTTGGGTACAAGGTGATAACACATATAATAGCAACGATTCTAGACATTTTGGTCCAGTTCCTTATGGCCTTATTGAGAGTAAGCTATTTTGGAGG GTATGGCCACTTGAAGATTTTGGACCGTTCTGGAAAAAATGATTTGAAGATTTCAATAAT CTGA
- the LOC101492717 gene encoding mitochondrial ATP-independent inner membrane protease subunit 1b-like isoform X1, with translation MGPFRSIITEACEKAFILTKLFCFLHVTDTYLIDPVMTYGPSMLPAIGLSPSLFLTERISTRFGKLAQGDIIVLRNPQNPRRTNSKRLVGLEGDTITYVSSSENSDMHETVVATFGYKVITHIIATILDILVQFLMALLRVSYFGGYGHLKILDRSGKNDLKISIIGLAQHILRPKTNYNMRSIMLKIIFLMIR, from the exons ATGGGGCCATTTAGGTCTATTATTACAGAAGCATGTGAAAAAGCATTCATTTTAACAAAGTTATTCTGCTTTTTACATGTTACTGACACCTATCTGATCGACCCTGTTATG ACCTATGGTCCTAGCATGCTTCCTGCAATCGGTCTGTCACCAAGCCTCTTTCTTACTGAAAGGATCTCAACTCGATTTGGTAAACTTGCTCAAGGAGATATTATAGTACTGCGCAATCCTCAAAACCCTAGAAGGACCAACTCAAAGCGCTTGGTTGGATTAGAGGGTGATACCATTACATATGTTTCTAGTTCCGAAAACAGCGATATGCATGAGACTGTTGTG GCCACGTTTGGGTACAAGGTGATAACACATATAATAGCAACGATTCTAGACATTTTGGTCCAGTTCCTTATGGCCTTATTGAGAGTAAGCTATTTTGGAGG GTATGGCCACTTGAAGATTTTGGACCGTTCTGGAAAAAATGATTTGAAGATTTCAATAAT AGGACTTGCTCAACATATTTTAAGGCCCAAGACAAACTATAATATGAGGTCCATCATgttaaagattatttttttgatGATACGTTAG